The following are encoded in a window of Panthera leo isolate Ple1 chromosome B2, P.leo_Ple1_pat1.1, whole genome shotgun sequence genomic DNA:
- the LOC122219494 gene encoding uncharacterized protein LOC122219494 isoform X1 — protein sequence MDIHPTVPNPYTLLSLLPPSQVYYTVLDLKDAFFAIPLAPQSQPLFAFEWTDPEEGKAGQLTWTRLPQGFKNSPTLFNEALHQDLEPFRISNPQVTLLQYVDDILLAAPSHLECLNATKGLLSLLQKLGYRVSARKAQVCRTAVTYLGYNLKKGKRYLGEQKIRAILDIPQPKTRKQVREFLGAAGYCRLWIPGFAKLAAPLYATLKGSPESFMWGETQTKAFQALRDALMTPPALALPDPTKPFHLFVAEKGGVAKGVLTQRLGPWRRPVAYLSKRLDPVASGWPPCIRQIAATALLVKDTDKLTLGQALSVTGPHKVETLLRAPPERWLSNARITQYQTLLLDQPRIRFCAPTTLNPATLLPEGQNPPLHSCPETLATISSLRSDLTDIPLHDPDISMFSDDSSFVFQGQRYAGAAVTTDRKVLWQQTLPPGTSAQRAELIALTKALKFGRNKSVNIYTDSRYAFATAHVHGSIYQERGLLTAEGKAIKNKAEILNLLAAIWEPARLAIIHCPGHQKGNSLEAVGNRLADAAAREAALTKSKSALELPILTEPLLPLEPSYTPKDLEWISRKGGSKMPGQKWFQDPEGDLVWVKRHEPKTLEPRWKGPHTVILTTPTAVKVDGVRTWIHHSQVKKNCVKAGTTQTDAEPDNKEQWKVQRHPEDPLKLRLMRE from the exons ATGGACATTCATCCCACTGTACCCAACCCTTATACTCTCCTTAGTCTGCTTCCCCCTTCTCAGGTGTATTATACAGTTCTGGACTTAAAAGATGCCTTCTTTGCCATCCCGCTGGCCCCACAAAGCCAGCCACTATTTGCATTTGAATGGACTGATCCTGAAGAGGGAAAAGCCGGACAGCTCACCTGGACGCGACTCCCCCAGGGATTTAAAAATTCTCCTACTCTTTTTAATGAAGCCCTGCACCAAGATTTAGAGCCATTTCGGATTTCCAACCCACAGGTAACTCTATTGCAATATGTTGATGATATCTTGCTGGCGGCCCCTTCTCATTTAGAATGCCTGAATGCCACCAAAGGACTCTTGAGTCTTCTACAAAAACTGGGGTACCGAGTGTCAGCCAGAAAAGCACAGGTCTGTCGTACTGCAGTGACCTATCTAGGTTACAACCTTAAAAAAGGTAAGCGCTACCTTGGTGAACAAAAAATTCGGGCCATACTCGATATTCCTCAGCCTAAAACTCGCAAACAAGTCCGCGAGTTCCTTGGGGCGGCAGGCTACTGCAGACTATGGATACCTGGCTTTGCTAAACTGGCAGCCCCTTTGTATGCCACCCTCAAAGGGTCTCCAGAATCCTTCATGTGGGGAGAGACTCAAACCAAAGCCTTCCAAGCCTTACGAGATGCTCTCATGACCCCACCAGCCTTGGCCCTGCCAGATCCCACCAAGCCATTCCATTTGTTTGTAGCCGAAAAAGGGGGGGTAGCCAAGGGAGTTCTGACACAGCGCCTAGGACCTTGGCGCCGACCAGTGGCTTATTTATCAAAACGGCTGGATCCAGTTGCTTCCGGGTGGCCCCCATGCATTCGACAAATTGCTGCCACTGCGCTTCTAGTTAAAGATACAGACAAACTAACCTTAGGGCAAGCATTGTCTGTCACGGGGCCCCATAAAGTGGAAACTTTACTGCGGGCTCCCCCAGAGCGATGGCTGTCAAATGCTCGGATTACCCAATATCAAACATTGCTACTTGACCAGCCCCGAATACGTTTTTGTGCTCCCACAACCTTAAACCCAGCCACTTTGCTGCCTGAAGGACAGAATCCCCCTCTACACTCTTGCCCAGAAACCTTGGCAACGATCTCGTCCCTCCGCTCTGATCTTACAGACATTCCTTTACATGACCCTGATATCAGCATGTTTTCAGACGACAGTAGTTTTGTGTTTCAAGGGCAAAGGTATGCCGGTGCTGCGGTGACGACAGACCGTAAAGTTTTATGGCAACAGACCCTTCCCCCAGGAACTTCAGCCCAACGCGCAGAGCTCATCGCACTAACAAAAGCCCTAAAATTTGGAAGAAACAAGTCAGTTAACATTTATACGGACAGCCGCTATGCTTTTGCAACCGCGCATGTACACGGATCCATTTATCAAGAGCGTGGTCTCCTCACAGCAGAAGGCAAGGCCatcaaaaataaagctgaaattttaaATCTTCTAGCAGCCATCTGGGAACCTGCGAGGCTGGCAATCATTCACTGCCCGGGACATCAAAAAGGCAACTCCCTAGAGGCAGTCGGAAACCGCCTGGCTGATGCAGCAGCCCGAGAAGCTGCCCTAACTAAAAGTAAAAGTGCCTTGGAGCTACCGATCTTGACAGAGCCCCTGCTTCCACTGGAGCCCAGTTACACTCCTAAAGATTTGGAGTGGATTTCCAGAAAAGGGGGAAGTAAGATGCCGGGACAAAAGTGGTTTCAGGATCCTGAAG GAGACTTAGTCTGGGTCAAAAGGCACGAGCCTAAAACCCTGGAGCCGCGCTGGAAAGGACCACACACCGTGATTCTGACTACACCCACGGCCGTGAAGGTAGATGGTGTCCGAACCTGGATTCATCACTCTCAGGTTAAGAAAAACTGCGTGAAGGCGGGAACAACCCAGACTGATGCAGAACCAGATAACAAAGAGCAATGGAAGGTTCAAAGGCATCCAGAAGATCCTTTAAAGCTAAGACTGATGCGGGAATAA
- the LOC122219494 gene encoding endogenous retrovirus group S71 member 1 Env polyprotein-like isoform X2, whose translation MEGSKASRRSFKAKTDAGIIIFWVCMVISVGDCMELHPLSFWPYQWELRDTVTGKVIASNTSSTVPCFLFDLCDLVGDSWGTLVTNYKQPMGFAPPVPENPYMVTYGCGHRDQEQKLANIPGLYSCPANRKVECEEKGQYHCAKWGCETLAPWLAGQGHDPLITLLRTPDPKCKTQGKCNPTKICLKKVSSSSTFSSSWDTRHTWGLRMYAPGVDKGISFTIQRVKRKTPPNPVGPNKDMILHPPLFPTVPSQPTPQSGAPTKLELPTTGHIQNPFSPETHWLDVVDSMYAWLNSSHTEIVQDCWLCLNPKPPYYVGVATNASIGQDIKKHVVKLLNPSTTLCPWGSRPILTLGDLQGQGWCIVSQEYNWQNSPYKNSCAEVYIPSSSDTDSAQNIAYRALTGAWFACSSGITPCIAAAYFGVGTQEICILVHILPQIYLYSGEAGREHLRLFEGHSRVKRAAPVLIPLLVGLGIAGSTAIGTAGLIVGDRTFKTVSKQVDRDLGYLETSISRLEHQVDSLAEVVLQNRRGLDLLFMKEGGLCVALGETCCFYANNSGVIRDTLSLVRDNLRARERAREASNNWYQSLFSWSPWLTSLLTAVAGPLLLLLLGLTIGPCIINWLVQYVKKRVSEIKIMIIRSNYIPLVPNDESRD comes from the coding sequence ATGGAAGGTTCAAAGGCATCCAGAAGATCCTTTAAAGCTAAGACTGATGCGGGAATAATAATTTTCTGGGTTTGTATGGTGATAAGTGTGGGGGACTGTATGGAATTGCATCCCCTATCTTTTTGGCCATACCAATGGGAACTCAGGGACACTGTCACGGGAAAGGTGATAGCATCTAATACCTCTTCCACTgtgccttgttttttgtttgatttatgcGACTTGGTGGGGGACTCATGGGGGACTCTAGTTACTAATTATAAACAGCCAATGGGCTTCGCTCCTCCGGTCCCCGAAAACCCCTATATGGTTACCTATGGATGTGGACACAGGGATCAAGAACAAAAATTGGCTAACATACCAGGGTTATACAGTTGCCCTGCAAATAGAAAGGTcgaatgtgaagaaaaaggccAATACCATTGTGCAAAATGGGGTTGTGAAACGCTGGCCCCCTGGCTGGCAGGACAGGGCCATGATCCCTTAATCACCCTCCTTAGAACTCCAGATCCCAAATGTAAGACTCAAGGAAAATGTAACccaacaaaaatatgtttaaaaaaggtTTCTAGTTCCAgtaccttttcctcttcctgggacACTAGACACACTTGGGGTCTCAGGATGTATGCTCCAGGAGTTGACAAGGGCATTTCCTTTACTATACAACGGGTTAAAAGAAAAACTCCACCCAATCCGGTAGGGCCAAACAAGGATATGATTTTACACCCCCCACTCTTTCCGACTGTCCCTTCCCAACCTACCCCGCAATCGGGTGCACCCACAAAGTTGGAATTACCAACTACAGGTCATATCCAGAACCCGTTCTCCCCTGAGACGCATTGGCTAGATGTAGTAGATTCTATGTATGCTTGGCTAAATTCATCTCACACCGAGATTGTACAAGATTGTTGGCTGTGCTTAAACCCTAAACCTCCATATTATGTGGGAGTGGCTACAAATGCTAGCATTGGACAAGACATAAAAAAGCATGTTGTGAAATTGCTAAATCCAAGCACGACATTGTGCCCTTGGGGTTCACGACCAATTTTAACCCTAGGAGACCTCCAAGGGCAGGGTTGGTGTATAGTGTCCCAAGAATATAATTGGCAGAACTCCCCTTACAAAAACTCTTGTGCAGAAGTGTATATTCCAAGTAGTTCAGATACTGATAGCGCCCAAAATATAGCATACCGAGCCCTTACTGGAGCCTGGTTTGCTTGCTCATCAGGAATTACCCCCTGCATTGCAGCCGCATACTTTGGGGTCGGCACCCAAGAGATTTGTATCCTAGTTCATATTCTCCCACAAATATACCTATATAgcggagaagcagggagagaacaCTTACGTCTATTTGAAGGACATTCCAGGGTAAAAAGGGCAGCACCAGTCCTCATTCCACTCCTAGTGGGACTGGGAATTGCAGGATCCACAGCTATTGGAACTGCTGGACTCATTGTGGGGGACCGAACTTTCAAAACTGTAAGCAAGCAAGTGGACCGAGACCTAGGCTACTTGGAAACTTCAATTTCTCGGCTAGAACACCAAGTAGACTCTTTAGCCGAGGTTGtattacaaaacagaagagggcTTGATTTACTCTTCATGAAGGAGGGGGGCCTCTGCGTGGCCCTCGGAGAAACATGCTGTTTTTATGCGAACAATTCCGGAGTAATCCGAGACACTCTCAGTTTGGTCAGGGATAATCTTAGGGCCAGGGAACGTGCCAGGGAAGCCAGCAATAATTGGTATCAGAGTTTATTCTCTTGGTCCCCCTGGCTCACATCATTGCTTACAGCCGTAGCTGGGCCACTGCTATTGTTACTTCTCGGGTTAACTATTGGCCCGTGCATTATCAATTGGTTAGTACAATATGTCAAGAAGCGagttagtgaaataaaaattatgataatcAGGTCCAATTATATCCCCTTAGTTCCTAATGATGAATCAAGGGATTGA